In the Theobroma cacao cultivar B97-61/B2 chromosome 1, Criollo_cocoa_genome_V2, whole genome shotgun sequence genome, one interval contains:
- the LOC18611181 gene encoding probable 2-oxoglutarate-dependent dioxygenase At3g49630: MATNFKSIPVIDIAPLLAKWDDPGMAQDLAVGEVVKQLDQACRETGFFYVKGHGVPESLMEEVRSMTHQFFNLPYEEKLKIKMTPAGGYRGYEKLKENITKGVPDLLEAVDFYKEIKKGTYGTYGEIMAGCNQWPQDPPNFKTRMEVYFSLCTDLSRKIMRGIALALGASPDEFEGERGGDAFWMVRLNGYPGISLVDGQDVQENEIGCGIHTDYGLLSLINQDNDITALEVKNLSGEWIPATPSPGTFVCNIGDMLKIWSNGLYEATLHRVINNSLKYRVSVGYFYEGNLDAVVEPLGVCVKKCGGSRMNARAVYGEHLINKVKTNYAM; the protein is encoded by the exons ATGGCAACCAACTTCAAATCCATCCCCGTAATTG ATATTGCTCCCCTGTTGGCCAAGTGGGATGATCCAGGAATGGCTCAAGATCTCGCTGTAGGTGAAGTTGTCAAGCAACTCGATCAGGCTTGCAGGGAGACCGGCTTCTTCTACGTG AAAGGTCATGGTGTCCCTGAGTCACTCATGGAAGAGGTCAGAAGCATGACTCACCAATTTTTCAATCTTCCCTATGAAgaaaaactcaaaatcaaaatgaCTCCAGCTGGTGGATACAG GGGATACGAAAAgcttaaagaaaatataaccAAAGGCGTGCCTGACTTGCTGGAAGCTGTCGAT TtctataaagaaataaaaaaggggaCGTATGGAACTTATGGAGAGATTATGGCAGGATGTAATCAATG gcCACAAGATCCTCCAAACTTCAAAACGAGGATGGAGGTGTATTTCAGCCTTTGCACAG atctttcaagaaaaattatgcGAGGGATAGCTTTGGCACTAGGAGCATCACCGGACGAATTCGAAGGTGAAAGGGGTGGAGATGCATTTTGGATGGTTCGTCTGAATGGTTACCCTGGAATTTCCCTTGTAGATGGTCAAGACGTGCAAGAAAATGAGATTGGATG TGGGATTCACACAGACTATG GTTTGCTATCTTTGATTAATCAAGATAATGATATCACTGCACTTGAG GTGAAAAACCTTTCCGGTGAGTGGATACCGGCTACTCCAAGTCCTGGAACATTTGTTTGCAACATCGGTGACATGTTAAAG ATTTGGTCCAATGGCTTATACGAGGCAACTCTgcatcgagtaatcaacaatTCTCTAAAATATCGAGTCTCCGTGGGTTACTTTTACGAG GGGAATCTGGATGCAGTGGTGGAGCCTTTGGGAGTGTGTGTGAAGAAATGTGGTGGAAGTCGGATGAATGCAAGAGCTGTTTATGGAGAGCATCTGATAAACAAAGTCAAGACAAACTATGCAATGTAG
- the LOC18611180 gene encoding protein IRX15-LIKE, translating into MKNSNGNTKLILLHPYIQKQGSSNRLWLLAFISFFTIAFLLTLIYTRESISGKTTATSTTVTGPSSAVSAFGGAPLPTNVINTLLHYASKSNDSFHMTYSELKPISDVLRKCSSPCNFLVFGLTQETLLWKALNHNGRTVFIDENRYYAAYFEEIHPEIDAFDVQYTTKISETRELIASAKEQIRNECRPVQNLLFSECKLGINDLPNHVYEVDWDVILIDGPRGDGPEGPGRMQPIFTSGVLARSKKGGNTKTHIFVHDYYRDVEQMSGDEFLCKENLVEHNDTLAHFVVERMEENSFQYCRSKNNTSTKASSS; encoded by the coding sequence atgaagaacaGTAACGGTAACACCAAGCTAATCCTCCTCCATCCCTATATCCAAAAACAAGGAAGCTCTAATAGATTATGGCTCCTTGCCTTCATTTCCTTCTTTACCATTGCTTTCCTTCTCACCCTTATATACACCAGAGAGTCAATTTCCGGTAAAACCACAGCCACAAGCACAACCGTGACAGGCCCCAGCTCTGCTGTCTCTGCCTTTGGCGGTGCACCGTTGCCAACAAATGTCATCAACACCCTTCTCCATTATGCTTCGAAATCCAATGACAGTTTCCACATGACATACTCCGAGCTCAAGCCAATCTCTGACGTCCTGCGCAAATGCTCCTCTCCTTGCAATTTCCTTGTCTTTGGCCTAACACAAGAAACCCTTCTCTGGAAGGCATTGAACCACAATGGCCGCACAGTTTTCATCGATGAAAACCGCTACTACGCTGCTTATTTCGAAGAGATACACCCTGAAATCGACGCCTTCGATGTCCAATACACGACCAAGATAAGTGAAACGAGAGAGCTTATAGCATCTGCCAAGGAACAGATTCGCAACGAATGTAGGCCTGTCCAAAACCTGTTGTTCTCAGAATGCAAGCTTGGGATTAATGATTTGCCTAACCATGTTTATGAAGTTGATTGGGATGTGATATTGATTGATGGGCCAAGAGGAGATGGACCCGAAGGACCTGGAAGGATGCAGCCAATCTTCACCTCCGGAGTGCTAGCAAGAAGCAAAAAAGGGGGCAACACCAAGACTCACATATTCGTTCATGATTATTACAGAGATGTGGAGCAGATGTCTGGGGATGAGTTTTTGTGCAAGGAAAACTTGGTGGAACACAATGATACGCTTGCACATTTCGTGGTGGAAAGAATGGAAGAGAACAGCTTCCAGTATTGTCGCAGCAAGAATAATACATCAACAAAAGCTTCATCCTCCTAG